A window from Egibacteraceae bacterium encodes these proteins:
- the otsB gene encoding trehalose-phosphatase, whose protein sequence is MSRAAIRDLPSAVDRAAEIAERLAGVTPAVFLDYDGTLTPIVEHAADATLPASTREAIRALAAVVPVAIVSGRDLADVRAMVGIDGIAYAGSHGFDIVEPDGARHERAPEALPALDRAQTALEDVLGAIPGVSVERKRFAVAVHFRQADPARVQAIEEAVDQAVTAAEGQLRKTGGKKIFEVRPAVAWDKGKALRWLLDALGLDRPDVVPLYVGDDVTDEDAFDAIAADGIGVVVCGEDDARTTAAHYRLDTPDQVRDLLDGLVPDGGSVSGPDPC, encoded by the coding sequence ATGAGCCGCGCAGCGATCCGCGACCTGCCCTCGGCGGTGGACCGGGCCGCCGAGATCGCCGAGCGTCTCGCCGGCGTGACGCCGGCGGTGTTCCTGGACTACGACGGGACCCTGACCCCCATCGTCGAGCATGCGGCCGATGCCACCCTGCCCGCGTCGACACGGGAGGCGATCCGCGCCCTGGCCGCGGTGGTGCCCGTGGCGATCGTCAGCGGGCGCGACCTCGCCGACGTGCGGGCGATGGTCGGCATCGACGGCATCGCCTACGCCGGCAGCCACGGCTTCGACATCGTCGAGCCCGATGGTGCGCGCCACGAGCGCGCCCCCGAGGCCCTGCCCGCGCTCGACCGGGCGCAGACCGCGCTCGAGGACGTGCTCGGGGCGATCCCCGGGGTGTCGGTGGAGCGCAAGCGCTTCGCCGTCGCCGTCCACTTCCGCCAGGCCGACCCGGCGCGGGTCCAGGCCATCGAGGAGGCGGTCGACCAGGCCGTCACGGCCGCCGAGGGCCAGCTGCGCAAGACCGGCGGCAAGAAGATCTTCGAGGTGCGACCGGCCGTGGCGTGGGACAAGGGCAAGGCGCTGCGCTGGCTGCTGGACGCCCTCGGCCTGGACCGCCCCGATGTCGTCCCGCTGTACGTGGGCGACGACGTCACCGACGAGGACGCCTTCGACGCCATCGCCGCCGACGGCATCGGCGTGGTGGTGTGCGGCGAAGACGACGCACGCACGACCGCCGCCCACTACCGTCTCGACACCCCCGACCAGGTGCGCGACCTGCTCGACGGGCTCGTGCCCGACGGGGGGTCGGTGTCAGGTCCTGACCCCTGCTAG